Genomic window (Agrobacterium larrymoorei):
ACGCATGTGCTCGATGATGCTGACGAAAAGAAAGTCCATGGAACCGCGCGGCGCATCCGGCGCAAAGCGCATCAGGTCCACCGTGACTTCGTTCTTGGTATCGGTCATCAGCAGATTGGCGAAGGCGGTGATCTTGCCATCCTTATGCAGCACGGCAACCGGCTGAGAGAGGATGTAGTCGCGCTCGAAGGAGCCGAGCGAGAAGGTCTTCTCGCGGGTGTTGTGGTGCTCCAGCCAGGAATCGGAGACGCTCTTCAACTCGTCATAGATGGCCGGTACATCCTGTGTATCGACAACCGAAAAGGTCAGGCCGTCACGCGCTCCACGGCTCAGCGACTGGCGCAGATTGGCAAGCTTGCCGCCCTTCAGTTCGAAGCGCTTGAGGTCGATCATGGCGAGTTCGCCAAGCTTGAAGGCGCGCAAGCCGGCATCTGTGCAATAGGGCAGCGACGCGGAAGAGATCTGGTAGAAGACGGCTCGTCCGCCATTGGCACGCACGGTTTCGACGAACTGCCAGATCAGATCGGAAAATTCGCTTTCGTCTCCAACAGGATCGGCGAGTGCGATCCAAGAGCGGCCACGAATACCATACATGATGAAGGCGTTGCCCTTTTCCGAGAACATGATGTGCTTATCGCCCATACGCACGAGATTGGCGTCGGCCACGTCCTGCTTGGCGACGATTTCGGTGGCCTTCTCGATGTCGTCAGGTTTGATCTCCTCCGGCCGGTAGGTGACGGGTCGCAAAAGGCTGAAGATGGCGATGGTGGAAGAAGCGAGCACCAGACCGAGGACCGCACGAAGGCCTCGTGGCGCTTCCTCGGAAAATTCGAACTGCCACCACAGCGTCTGGCTGTAATCCGTGTCGCGATAGACGAAGAGTAGAATAGTGGCCGCACCGGCGACGATCACCGCCATGGCGGCGATCCAGGTGGGGCCAAGCGCCTGCCGCAGAAGCGAGGCGTGGCGGGTAAAGGCGCGCATGTTAAAGAACAGCGCCACGATGAAGATGCCGAGGAAGATCGCCTCGAAAATGGCGATGGCCTTGATCAGCGAGAGGAACAGGCCCCCGGATGCTGCCACCAGCGCCACCCACCATGCGCCATCCAGCCGCTGGCTCAAGCCGCGCGATGCGACGACGAGACCGAGGCCCAGGATACTGGAAAGAAAGTGCGCAGCTTCGATGATGGGAAGCGGAACAAAGTTCGAGAGGAAATCCAGGTTGCTGTTCGGCGTTGGCGTCACGGAAGAGAAGATCAGCATCGCGCCGAGGATGAGGGCGAAAGCCGAAAGAAGCGACGGCGCCAACCGACCGGCGAGATTGCCGATATCGGCCATCACCGGCTTCGCGGCAAAATGCTTCATCTCGGTGATCAGCATCAGGATGATGGCGAAGAGAAGCGGCAGGACGTGATAGATGACGCGGTAAAGAACAAGACCGCCGAGAAGCTGATCGAGGCTGATGGCATTGCCGAGACCCGCGACCATCACTGCTTCGAAAACGCCGAGACCTGCCGGTACGTGGCTGAGAACGCCGAGACCCACGGCAGTGGCGTAGATGGCAAAGAAGCTCGGCCAGCCGACATTGGTTTCCGGCAAGAGCACATAGAGCACCGAGGCCGATGCCGCGATATCGAGCGCGGACACAAGGAACTGGCGCGAGGAAGTGCGGCTGTCGGGAAGGCGCAGTTTCAACTGACGGATCTGAACAACGCGCCCATTGCGGCCGACATAGATCAGCGTTGCCAGAACGAGGATGACGATGACCGCAGCGCCGCGAAGCCAGATCGCATCTACGCCCATGATGCTGGCGACGCGTGGCGCGACGATCAAGGTTGCGAGCGCGCTGACGGACAAGAGGCCGAGGCCGAAGGAGAGCGTGACGAAGGCGATGACGCGGGCGATGTCGGAGGGCGTCAGTCCCATACGCGTATAGGCGCGGAAACGGATCGCGCCACCGCTCAAAGGTCCGAAACCGGCAGTATTGCCAACGGCATAGGCGATGAAGGCCGTCGCGATGACGGAAGGCTTTTTAAGGCGCTTGCCGATGAATTCGATGGCATTGAGGTCGTAGCAGATCAGCGCGGCGAAACTGAGCGCGGTGAACAGAACGGCCAGAAAGGCCGATTTCCAGCTAGTGTCGAGAAGAGCGACGACGATGTCATCGTAGCGGACCTCTGAGGTGAGGCGATAGATCGTGACCGTCATCATGACGAAGACGGCGATCACCGCAAGCGATGTCAAATGGGGCTTGTAACGTTCGAAAAAACCGCTCAGGCCGCCTTCGGCCTCTTCAATCGGCGTGACGTCGTTCTTCTCTGTCATTTAATGTTCCACGAAAGCGAGGCGCAGTTTGCCAATCACAGGATTATGACAGTAATTCGTTGTGGTTTCACAAATACGAAAATTCATAACCTTTGTGAGATTATCTACAGTATGTCGTTTGTCTAAAATGCATGAGGGAATACTGGCTCACGCACCCCAGCTGCGCTCTAAAACCCGTAGCCAGTTGCCATGGCCGATTTTTTCCAGCGATGCCTGATCGTAGCCGGCTTTGCGAAGCTCCTCGATGAGAAGCGGCAAGTCGGACGCATCCCGCATAGCAGCTGGAATTGTCGTGCCATCGAAGTCGGAGCCGAGTGCCACATGGTCGATGCCGATACGCTCGACGATATAATCGACGTGGCGAACCAGCTCACGAATATCCGTATCCGGGTTCTTGATGCCATCCTGGCGCAGGAAGAGAACGCCGAAGTTGATGCCCACCAGGCCGCCCGTGTCGCGAATGGCGTCGAGCTGCCGGTCGGTCAGGTTGCGGCTGTGGTTGCAAAGCGCATGGGCATTGGAGTGTGAGGCGACCAGCGGCGCGTCGGACAACTTGGCAATGTCCCAGAAGCCTTGCTCGTTCATATGCGACAGATCGATCATGACCTTCAGCTCGTTGCAGGTCTTGACGAGGCGCCGTCCTGCTTCCGTCAGCCCCGGTCCGATATCTGGCGAAGAGGGAAAGCGGAAGGGAACGCCATAGGCAAAGATATTGGGCCTGCTCCAGACCGGACCGAGCGTGCGAAGGCCTGCCTGATGCAGGACGTAGAGCGCTTCCAAGTCAGCGTCGAAGGCTTCGACACCTTCGATGTGGAAAACGGAGGCGAAAGCGCCGTGCGTCATGGCATCACGGATATCGGCGACATTGCGGCAGACCTTCAGCCCACCCTTGGACTGCGCTTCGATGCGAAACAGCAGACCCGCCATCGCAAGCGTCGTGGCAAGCGCTGTCTGCTGCGTCGGCGCGAGGAAATCGCCATTAGCGTCGGTTCCGCGGGGTGAGGGGATGTAGACGGCGCAAAGCCCACCGGCCAATCCGCCTTTCCTAGCCTTGGGAAGATCGATATGGCCGACGCTGTCGCCGTCGATGAAACGCTCTTCCGGGTTTGAATAGCCGGCGAGTTTCAATCGCAGCAGAACATCATTATGCCCATCGAAGACGGGCAGGACGGTTTGATCGGTCATAGGATTGCTTCCAACTGATGTCATGGCGTTCTTGCTCTATCCCCGAGAGCGGGGCAAATGCAATGCAAGAATGATTTCCGCCGCCTGGTGGAACAATGAGGATGAGACTCATGGCGACGACGATGGACTGGAGCGCGGCTTCAAAAACCGCTGGGGAGTTGGTTTCGCGTTGGGGCGAAGATGAGCCGGGT
Coding sequences:
- the mprF gene encoding bifunctional lysylphosphatidylglycerol flippase/synthetase MprF; translated protein: MTEKNDVTPIEEAEGGLSGFFERYKPHLTSLAVIAVFVMMTVTIYRLTSEVRYDDIVVALLDTSWKSAFLAVLFTALSFAALICYDLNAIEFIGKRLKKPSVIATAFIAYAVGNTAGFGPLSGGAIRFRAYTRMGLTPSDIARVIAFVTLSFGLGLLSVSALATLIVAPRVASIMGVDAIWLRGAAVIVILVLATLIYVGRNGRVVQIRQLKLRLPDSRTSSRQFLVSALDIAASASVLYVLLPETNVGWPSFFAIYATAVGLGVLSHVPAGLGVFEAVMVAGLGNAISLDQLLGGLVLYRVIYHVLPLLFAIILMLITEMKHFAAKPVMADIGNLAGRLAPSLLSAFALILGAMLIFSSVTPTPNSNLDFLSNFVPLPIIEAAHFLSSILGLGLVVASRGLSQRLDGAWWVALVAASGGLFLSLIKAIAIFEAIFLGIFIVALFFNMRAFTRHASLLRQALGPTWIAAMAVIVAGAATILLFVYRDTDYSQTLWWQFEFSEEAPRGLRAVLGLVLASSTIAIFSLLRPVTYRPEEIKPDDIEKATEIVAKQDVADANLVRMGDKHIMFSEKGNAFIMYGIRGRSWIALADPVGDESEFSDLIWQFVETVRANGGRAVFYQISSASLPYCTDAGLRAFKLGELAMIDLKRFELKGGKLANLRQSLSRGARDGLTFSVVDTQDVPAIYDELKSVSDSWLEHHNTREKTFSLGSFERDYILSQPVAVLHKDGKITAFANLLMTDTKNEVTVDLMRFAPDAPRGSMDFLFVSIIEHMREQGYAQFNLGMAPLSGMSKRDAAPVWDRIGGTLFEHGERFYNFKGLRAFKSKFHPKWEPRYVAVSNGTSAALALMDATVLISGGVRGVIGK
- a CDS encoding dipeptidase translates to MTDQTVLPVFDGHNDVLLRLKLAGYSNPEERFIDGDSVGHIDLPKARKGGLAGGLCAVYIPSPRGTDANGDFLAPTQQTALATTLAMAGLLFRIEAQSKGGLKVCRNVADIRDAMTHGAFASVFHIEGVEAFDADLEALYVLHQAGLRTLGPVWSRPNIFAYGVPFRFPSSPDIGPGLTEAGRRLVKTCNELKVMIDLSHMNEQGFWDIAKLSDAPLVASHSNAHALCNHSRNLTDRQLDAIRDTGGLVGINFGVLFLRQDGIKNPDTDIRELVRHVDYIVERIGIDHVALGSDFDGTTIPAAMRDASDLPLLIEELRKAGYDQASLEKIGHGNWLRVLERSWGA